DNA sequence from the Bradyrhizobium diazoefficiens genome:
TCGTCGCCTGGGTGCACGGCTGCATCGGCATCTATTTCTGGCTCCGGCTGAAGCCGTTCTTCGTCCGCGCGGCCCCGTTCCTGCTGGCGGCCGCGGTGCTGATCCCGACATTGGCGCTGCTCGGCATCTACCAGGGTGGCCGCAGTGTCGCCGCCGACAGCGATGACGGGGAGTGGCGCACGCATAATTACACGCAGCGCCAGGTCGGCACGATCGCAGAGGCCGATACGCTCGACCGCATCACCGGCGGCCTCACCATCGGCTACTTTGGCCTGCTTGGGTTGGTGCTGCTCGGCCGCGGGGTGCGCGGCTGGCGCGAACGTCGCGGCGGCATGATCGCGCTGTCCTATGGCAACGGCAAGACGGTGCGCGTGCCCAAGGGGCTCTCCGTGCTGGAAGCGAGCCTGCGCCACAACGTGCCGCATGCCAGCGTCTGCGGCGGCCGCGCCCGCTGCTCGACATGCCGCATCCGCATCATCGGCGACCACGACGCCTTGCCCGAGCCATCGCAGCGCGAGGCTTTCGTGCTGGCCCGCGTCGGCACCGCCGATCCCTCGATCCGGCTTGCCTGCCAGTTGCGACCGAATTCCGATCTCTCCTTCTTCCAGCTGTTCACGCCGCACATGCTGTCGATGAACGCATCGTCGCCGGCGCGGATTGGCCAGGAGCGCTATCTCGTCAGCCTGTTCGTGGACATGCGCGGCTCGACCCAGCTTGCCGAGAAGCGGCTGCCGTTCGACACCGTCTTCATCGTCAACCGTTTCCTCGGCGCAGTGTCGCAGGCCGTGATCGAGAACGGCGGCCAGCCTAACCAGTTCGTCGGCGACGGCATGCTGGCGCTGTTCGGCCTCACCAGCGATCCGCAAACTGCCTGCCGGCAGGCGCTGAAGGCGGTGGCCGGCATCGCGACCCATGTCGACGTGCTCAACGAGCTCCTGAGCCACGATCTGCGCCAGCCGATCCGCTTCGGCATCGGCGTCCATGGCGGCGAGGTCATCATCGGCGACATCGGCTACCGCGACCACATCGTCTTCACTGCGCTTGGCGATGCCGTGAACGTCGCGGCCCGGCTCCAGGACATGACCAAGGCACTCGCCTGCGAGGCGATCGTCTCCGAAGAGGTCCGCCGTACCGCCGGCCTTCACGATGACGCGCTGCCCAAGCAGGAGGTCGCGATCCGCGGTCGCGACGAGCCGATGGTCGTGCGCGTGGTTGCGGATACGAGGACACTGTCCGCCCTTGTCGCCAACGGCGAGCGCGCTGCGGCGTGAGCTGCAAGCCACCCGGAAGGCGCGCTCCCTCTCCCGCAAGCGGGAGAGGGTCGGGGAGAGGGTGTCTCCGCAACGGGACAATCCCCCAGAGGAGAAAGCCCTCACCCGGCGCTGTGCGCCGACCTCTCCCGCAAGCGGGAGAGGTGCACCTTCACTGCCGCTGCAGCTAGACGTCATCTCACCGGCGTAACACCGGCGTGTTGCAACGCAGCGACATGGGCCGGCTGCGAAAGCACGAATTGACTTTCGCCTGAGTCGTCCCGACAGATGGGCGCAGGATCGCGGTGATGACCGTGAGCCAACGAAAAGCTCCGGGAGGAGATTCTATGTTCGATCGACGCGACCTGCTCAAAGGAGCGGGCCTTGCCGCACTTGCGGCCACGCTGAATTCCACCAAAGCGCTGGCGCTGGACACCGTTACGCTGCCCTTCGGCAACGGCGAACGGCCGCTGGTGAACTATCCGCAGAAGCGGCCGATGATCGGGCTCACCAGCCGGCCGCCGCAGCTCGAGACGCCGTTTGCAATCTTCAACGATGGCCCGATCACGCCGAATAACGCGTTCTTCGTGCGGTATCACCTCGCCGACCTCCCCTACAATCTCGATCCCGACAAGTTCACGCTCGAGGTCAAGGGCAAGGTCGACAAGCCGCTCAACCTGTCGCTGAAGGATATCAGGAAGATGAGGGCGACCGAGATCGTCGCCGTCAACCAGTGCTCCGGCAACAGCCGCGGCTTCTTCGAACCGCGCGTCGCCGGCGGCCAGCTCGCCAATGGCGCGATGGGCAATGCGCGCTGGCGCGGTGTGCCGCTGAAGGCGGTGCTCGAGATGGCCGGCGTGCAGGCCGGCGCCAAGCAGGTCGTATTCGGCGGTATGGACGGGCCGGTCAGCGACAAGACGCCCGACTTCGCCAAGGCGCTCGACCTTGCTCACGCCATCGACGGCGAGGTGATGCTGGCCTATGGCATGAACGGCGAGGATTTGCCGTTCCTCAACGGCTTCCCACTCCGCCTGGTCGTGCCCGGCTATTACGGTACCTACTGGGTCAAGCACCTCAACGAGATCACCGTCGTCGACACGATCTACGACGGCTTCTGGATGAAGTCGGCCTATCGCATTCCGGACACGCCGGACAATTCGGTCGAGCCCGGCACCGCGCCGAAGGCGACGATCCCGATCAACCGCTTCACCATCCGCTCCTTCATCACCAACGTCGCCGACGGCGCCAAGCTGAAGGCGGGACGCACGACGCTGCGCGGCATCGCTTTCGACGGCGGCAAAGGCATCAAGGACGTCTCGGTCTCCACCGACGGTGGCAAGAGCTGGGCTTCCGCCAAGCTCGGCAAGGATCTGGGCAATTACTCGTTCCGCGAATGGAAGCTGCCGGTGAAGCTTGCGGCAGGCCAAGTCGACCTCAGGGTGCGCGCCACCAGCAATTCCGGTGAGACGCAGCCGGACACGCCGCGCTGGAACCCGGCGGGTTATTTGCGCAACGTCGTCGAAACCGTCCGCGTCAGCGTGGCCTGAGGGGGAATGATCATGCAACGCACCCTTCTCCCCACCATCATACTCGCCGTCGCCGCCGCAGTTGGGTCGGCCCTTGCCGCGCCGGTCAATTACAAGACCCCCGATGAGGTCGCTGCCTTCAAGCCCGGGCCTAATCTCGAGGTGGTGCAGGGCAATTGCACCGCCTGCCACTCCTCCGACTACGTCGCCACGCAGCCGCCAATGAAGGACAAGAAAGGGTTCTGGCGGGCCGAGGTGACCAAGATGATCAAGGTCTATGGCGCACCGATCGACGATGCCGACGTCGGCAAGATCGTGGACTATCTGGCCGCGACTTATTGACGGTGAGCGAGCCAATTGACCGCGAAACGGGCAAAACCGGCAAAAACGCCGCGAAGTTGAGCGAATTTCGGCAAAATGCGGATGTGGTTTTGATCTACCAAGCCCGCCACATTCCGCGTATCCTGTTAGGACCGAACCGGCCGGTTGGCGGGGACTGGCGGTTCGTGATCTCGGAGGAAGACCCGCGGAGAAGTCGTGATGGCTAAAGGTACGGTCAAGTGGTTCAACCCGACGAAGGGTTATGGATTTATCCAGCCTGCGTCGGGCGGCAAGGACGTGTTCGTGCATATCTCGGCAGTGCAGAAAGCCGGCCTGTCCTCGCTCAACGAGGGACAGACGGTGGAATATGAAGAGATCGCAAACCGGGGCAAGACGTCCGCAGAGAACCTCAAAGTATAAGCCCGTCAGCCTTTGCTGCCTCCCGGATCTGCTCCGGGAGTGAGGCCAAGAAAATTTAGAAGACGATCAGTGCATTCGACAACAGGCGTTGCGATTGCGCGCGGAAGGCTATCTGCCCGGAGAGATCGCCGATCAACGCCGCAGCAGTGACAATCGCGACCGCATGTCGTCAGCCCACCGGTAACGGTGCGTCGCGCTTGATCTCCTCCATCACCGCATAGGTGCGCGTCTCGCGTACGCCCGGCATCGACAGCAAGGTCTCGCCGAGGAAGCGCCGATACGCCGTCATGTCCGCCAGCCGCGCCTTCACGAGATAGTCGAAGCCGCCCGCAACCATGTGACACTCCAGCACTTCGGGCGCGAGTTTCACCGCGCGCGCAAAGCGCTCGAAATTATCCGGCGTGGTCTTGTCGAGCAGCACCTCGACGAACACCAGCAGGCCAAGGCCCAGCCGGTGCGGATTGAGCCGCGCGCCATAGCCTTCGACAAAGCCTTCGCGCTGCAGGCGCTTCAGCCGCTCGCCGATCGAGGTCGGCGACAGCCCAATGCGCTCGGCGAGCTCGACATTGGCGATCCGCCCATCTTCCTGCAAAATCGAGAGTATCTTCCGGTCAATGCGGTCGAGTTCCATATTTTATGCCGCTGATAGGTCAATGACCTTCATTTCCTAAGGCAAAACCATTATCTTGTCTATCGAACTACGGTCATGCCGGCCTTATCCTGATTTCAGCCACAGGACACGCCATGCCCAACATCCCGGCCCTCTTCACCGCCCCCTATGCGCCCGATGACGCCGACATCGCTGCGCGCCTCTTTCCGTCGGCGCATCTGAGCCCCCCGCAGGAGGCGCGGATCGACCGCACCGCCACCCGGCTGATCGAGGCGATCCGCAAGCGCGACGACCGGCTCGGCGGGGTCGAGGACATGCTGCGCGAGTTCGCGCTCTCGACCAAGGAAGGTCTGGCGCTGATGGTGCTGGCGGAAGCGCTGCTGCGCGTGCCTGATGCCCGCACCGCCGACCAGTTCATCGAGGACAAGCTCGGCGAGGGCGATTTCATCCACCACGAGACCAAATCCACGGCGTTCCTGGTCAACGCCTCGGCCTGGGCGCTCGGCCTGTCGGCGCGGGTGATCCAGCCCGGCGAGACGCCCGACGGCACCATCGGCCGGCTGGTGAAACGGCTCGGCGCACCCGCCGTGCGCACCGCCACGCGTCAGGCGATGCGTCTGATGGGCAATCATTTCGTGCTGGGCGAGACCATCGAGCAGGCGCTGGAGCGGGGGAAACCGCGCTCCGGCCAGAAGTCGCGCTATTCCTTCGACATGCTCGGCGAAGGCGCGCGCACGGCGGCCGACGCAAAACGCTATTTCGACGCTTATGCCAGTGCGATCGAAACCATCGGCAAGGCGGCAGGCGGCCATCCCCTGCCAGACCGTCCCGGCATCTCCGTCAAGCTCTCGGCGCTGCATCCGCGCTTCGAGGCGATCAGCCGCGACCGTGTCATGCGCGAACTGGTGCCGCAATTGCTGGACCTCGCGCAGCGTGCCAAGGCCCATGACCTCAACTTCACCGTCGATGCCGAGGAAGCCGACCGGCTGGAGCTGTCTCTCGACGTGATCGCGGCAACGCTCGCCGATTCCTCGCTCAAAGGTTGGGACGGGTTCGGGCTTGCGATCCAGGCCTATCAGAAGCGCGCAAGCGCGGTGATCGACTACGTTCACGACCTTGCTCGTGCGCATGACCGCAAGCTGATGGTGCGCCTGGTCAAGGGCGCCTATTGGGACACCGAAATCAAGCGCGCGCAGGAGCGCGGGCTCGACGGCTATCCCGTGTTCACCCGCAAGGCGATGACGGACCTGAACTACGTCGCCTGCGCCGCGAAGCTTTTGAGCCTGCGGCCGCGGATCTTCCCACAGTTTGCGACCCACAACGCCCTCACCGTTCCAACCGTGCTGGAGCTTGCCGGCGACAGTGGCGGCTTCGAATTCCAGCGCCTGCACGGCATGGGCGAGGCGCTCTACGAGCAGCTCGCCAAGGATCACCCTGAGATCGCCTACCGCACCTATGCGCCGGTCGGCAGCCATCGCGATTTGCTCGCCTATCTGGTGCGGCGGCTGCTCGAGAACGGCGCCAACTCGTCCTTCGTGGCGCAGGCAGCCGATTACCGCGTGCCGGTCCCGGCGCTGTTGAAGCGTCCCGTCGATCTCATCGTTCGTCCCGATCACGGCCATCACGCCAAAATCCCGCTGCCGGGCGATCTGTTCGCGCCGGAGCGGCGCAATTCGCGCGGCATCGAATTCGGCGAGCGCGCCGCGCTCGATCGGCTGCTGGCCGACGTCAAGGCCACCACGACCGACCTCAAGCCCGTCGCTGACGCAACGCCCGAGCAGGTGAACGCGGCAGTGACTGCCGCACGCGCCGGCTTCGCCGCTTGGAGCCGGACGCCGTCTGCCGTGCGCGCCGCGGCGTTGGAGCAGGCCGCGCATCTCCTGGAGAGCCGCGGCGCCCATTTCATCGCGCTCTTGCAACGCGAGGGCGGCAAGACCCTCGACGATGCGCTGTCGGAGCTGCGCGAGGCTGCCGACTTCTGCCGCTATTATGCCGCGCAAGGCCGAAAGCTGTTCGGCAGCGAGGTCGCGATGCCGGGCCCGACCGGCGAGAGCAACGCGCTCGCCATGCGCGGCCGCGGCGTCTTTGTCGCGATCTCGCCGTGGAATTTTTCGCTGGCGATCTTCCTCGGCCAGGTCACCGCGGCGCTGATGGCCGGCAACAGCGTCGTTGCAAAGCCCGCCGAGCAGACGCCGCGCATCGCGCGCGAGGCCGTCGCGCTGCTGCACGAGGCCGGCATCCCCGCAAGCGCGCTGCACCTCGTCACCGGAGATGGCCGCATCGGCGCTGCGCTGACCGCGCATCCTGATATCGCCGGCGTCGTCTTCACCGGCTCGACCGAGGTCGCGCGCGCGATCAACCGGACGCTTGCCGCAAAGGACGGGCCGATCGTGCCGCTGATCGCGGAGACCGGCGGCATCAATGCCATGATCGCGGATGCCACCGCGCTGCCCGAGCAGGTCGCCGACGACGTCGTGACGTCAGCCTTCCGTTCGGCCGGCCAGCGCTGCTCGGCGCTGCGGCTCCTGTTCGTGCAGGAGGACGTCGCCGACCGCATGATCGAGATGATCGCGGGCGCGGCGCGCGAGTTGAAGATCGGCGATCCCAGCGACATCGCGAACCATGTCGGCCCTATCATCGACGTCGAGGCCAAGCAACGCCTCGATGCCCACATTGCGCGGATGAAGAGCGAGGCGCGGCTACACTTTGCCGGCACAGCTCCGGAAGGCTGCTTCGTCGCGCCGCACATCTTCGAGCTCAAGGACGCCAGCCAGCTGACCGAGGAGGTGTTCGGCCCGATTCTCCATGTCGTGCGCTACCGCGCCGAAAACCTCGCGCGAGTCCTGCACGCGATCGAGCGCACCGGCTACGGACTGACGCTCGGCATCCACTCCCGCATCGACGACACGGTCGAGGCCATCATCGACGGTGTGCAGGTCGGCAACATCTACGTCAACCGCAACATGATCGGCGCGGTGGTCGGCGTGCAGCCGTTCGGCGGCAACGGCCTGTCCGGAACCGGCCCAAAAGCCGGCGGCCCGCATTACCTCGCGCGCTTTGCCACCGAGCAGACCGTGACGATCAACACGGCGGCGGCCGGGGGCAATGCTGCGCTGCTTGCGGGCGAGGAGTGAGGCCGCTTCTGGATTCGTCCCCTCACGACACGCGCGCAGTTCCGTCATCCTGAGGTGCGAGTGGCGCGATGCCAAGCATCGCGCTGCGAGCCTCGAAGGATGAACGGCCCGGATGCAGCCGGGCTGTCGCCCTTCGAGGGCCACTGAAAAAGCGGCCGCCTCAGGGTGACGGGGATGAATTCAAGCGCGTGGCTGAAAGATGCCAAATGGCGCACCGAAGCCCTGCGCGTGGGGCCGTTGCATCCCGGCAAAACATCGGTCTAATGCTGCCATGACTGGCCCGCGTCAATTCCAGCGCGCGGGAAACAACAAGAGCGAGGGAGCAACGCCGCGATGGAAAAAGGCATTTTTGCAGGGCTTAGGGTTCTGGACTGCGCGAGCTTCATCGCGGCACCCGCGGCAGCGACCGTGCTGTCCGATTTCGGTGCCG
Encoded proteins:
- a CDS encoding adenylate/guanylate cyclase domain-containing protein; its protein translation is MAATVLSRLPELVRSTSARQVRLVCGVILFSYVVSHFLNHALGNISVDAMQIGVYYHTSFWQFLPVAIVFYTAALAHMGLGVYALYQRRQFRWRTIEPLQLVLGLSIPALVMAHVIGVRLGHTLYGHEKLYPQELYLFFVASSNRLWTMTILLIVAWVHGCIGIYFWLRLKPFFVRAAPFLLAAAVLIPTLALLGIYQGGRSVAADSDDGEWRTHNYTQRQVGTIAEADTLDRITGGLTIGYFGLLGLVLLGRGVRGWRERRGGMIALSYGNGKTVRVPKGLSVLEASLRHNVPHASVCGGRARCSTCRIRIIGDHDALPEPSQREAFVLARVGTADPSIRLACQLRPNSDLSFFQLFTPHMLSMNASSPARIGQERYLVSLFVDMRGSTQLAEKRLPFDTVFIVNRFLGAVSQAVIENGGQPNQFVGDGMLALFGLTSDPQTACRQALKAVAGIATHVDVLNELLSHDLRQPIRFGIGVHGGEVIIGDIGYRDHIVFTALGDAVNVAARLQDMTKALACEAIVSEEVRRTAGLHDDALPKQEVAIRGRDEPMVVRVVADTRTLSALVANGERAAA
- a CDS encoding molybdopterin-dependent oxidoreductase — its product is MFDRRDLLKGAGLAALAATLNSTKALALDTVTLPFGNGERPLVNYPQKRPMIGLTSRPPQLETPFAIFNDGPITPNNAFFVRYHLADLPYNLDPDKFTLEVKGKVDKPLNLSLKDIRKMRATEIVAVNQCSGNSRGFFEPRVAGGQLANGAMGNARWRGVPLKAVLEMAGVQAGAKQVVFGGMDGPVSDKTPDFAKALDLAHAIDGEVMLAYGMNGEDLPFLNGFPLRLVVPGYYGTYWVKHLNEITVVDTIYDGFWMKSAYRIPDTPDNSVEPGTAPKATIPINRFTIRSFITNVADGAKLKAGRTTLRGIAFDGGKGIKDVSVSTDGGKSWASAKLGKDLGNYSFREWKLPVKLAAGQVDLRVRATSNSGETQPDTPRWNPAGYLRNVVETVRVSVA
- a CDS encoding cytochrome c translates to MQRTLLPTIILAVAAAVGSALAAPVNYKTPDEVAAFKPGPNLEVVQGNCTACHSSDYVATQPPMKDKKGFWRAEVTKMIKVYGAPIDDADVGKIVDYLAATY
- a CDS encoding cold-shock protein codes for the protein MAKGTVKWFNPTKGYGFIQPASGGKDVFVHISAVQKAGLSSLNEGQTVEYEEIANRGKTSAENLKV
- a CDS encoding Lrp/AsnC ligand binding domain-containing protein; this translates as MELDRIDRKILSILQEDGRIANVELAERIGLSPTSIGERLKRLQREGFVEGYGARLNPHRLGLGLLVFVEVLLDKTTPDNFERFARAVKLAPEVLECHMVAGGFDYLVKARLADMTAYRRFLGETLLSMPGVRETRTYAVMEEIKRDAPLPVG
- the putA gene encoding bifunctional proline dehydrogenase/L-glutamate gamma-semialdehyde dehydrogenase PutA, which produces MPNIPALFTAPYAPDDADIAARLFPSAHLSPPQEARIDRTATRLIEAIRKRDDRLGGVEDMLREFALSTKEGLALMVLAEALLRVPDARTADQFIEDKLGEGDFIHHETKSTAFLVNASAWALGLSARVIQPGETPDGTIGRLVKRLGAPAVRTATRQAMRLMGNHFVLGETIEQALERGKPRSGQKSRYSFDMLGEGARTAADAKRYFDAYASAIETIGKAAGGHPLPDRPGISVKLSALHPRFEAISRDRVMRELVPQLLDLAQRAKAHDLNFTVDAEEADRLELSLDVIAATLADSSLKGWDGFGLAIQAYQKRASAVIDYVHDLARAHDRKLMVRLVKGAYWDTEIKRAQERGLDGYPVFTRKAMTDLNYVACAAKLLSLRPRIFPQFATHNALTVPTVLELAGDSGGFEFQRLHGMGEALYEQLAKDHPEIAYRTYAPVGSHRDLLAYLVRRLLENGANSSFVAQAADYRVPVPALLKRPVDLIVRPDHGHHAKIPLPGDLFAPERRNSRGIEFGERAALDRLLADVKATTTDLKPVADATPEQVNAAVTAARAGFAAWSRTPSAVRAAALEQAAHLLESRGAHFIALLQREGGKTLDDALSELREAADFCRYYAAQGRKLFGSEVAMPGPTGESNALAMRGRGVFVAISPWNFSLAIFLGQVTAALMAGNSVVAKPAEQTPRIAREAVALLHEAGIPASALHLVTGDGRIGAALTAHPDIAGVVFTGSTEVARAINRTLAAKDGPIVPLIAETGGINAMIADATALPEQVADDVVTSAFRSAGQRCSALRLLFVQEDVADRMIEMIAGAARELKIGDPSDIANHVGPIIDVEAKQRLDAHIARMKSEARLHFAGTAPEGCFVAPHIFELKDASQLTEEVFGPILHVVRYRAENLARVLHAIERTGYGLTLGIHSRIDDTVEAIIDGVQVGNIYVNRNMIGAVVGVQPFGGNGLSGTGPKAGGPHYLARFATEQTVTINTAAAGGNAALLAGEE